The following are encoded together in the Parabacteroides chongii genome:
- the greA gene encoding transcription elongation factor GreA, whose translation MAVSYMTEDGYNKILAEINYLETVKRPEISAQIAEARDKGDLSENAEYDAAKEAQGIMEAKLAQLKGLISNARLIDESRVQTDEVQILNKVKIKNTKNNAVMTYTLVSDSEANLKEGKIAVSTPIAKGLMGKKVGDVVEIKVPSGLMTFEVMEISI comes from the coding sequence ATGGCTGTTAGTTATATGACAGAAGACGGCTACAACAAGATTTTAGCTGAAATCAACTATTTGGAAACCGTGAAGCGTCCTGAAATTTCTGCCCAGATTGCTGAAGCCAGGGATAAGGGTGACCTGTCTGAAAATGCAGAATATGATGCTGCCAAGGAAGCTCAGGGCATTATGGAAGCTAAGCTTGCCCAGTTGAAAGGGCTGATATCTAATGCACGTCTGATAGATGAATCACGTGTTCAGACTGACGAGGTTCAGATTCTGAACAAGGTGAAGATCAAGAACACAAAAAATAATGCTGTGATGACATATACGTTGGTTTCTGACTCTGAAGCAAATCTGAAAGAGGGTAAGATTGCTGTCAGCACTCCGATCGCCAAAGGGCTGATGGGAAAGAAAGTCGGTGACGTGGTGGAAATCAAAGTGCCGTCGGGTTTGATGACTTTTGAAGTGATGGAAATTTCAATTTAA
- a CDS encoding HIT family protein, whose product MATIFSRIVAGEIPCHKVAEDEEFFAFLDINPVAKGHTLVIPKQETDYLFDLEDALLGRMMAFAKRVARAQEAAIPCKRIGMAVMGLEVPHAHIHLIPITKESDMYFGGDKMTITQEELAEVAALIRKAYK is encoded by the coding sequence ATGGCAACAATATTCAGTAGAATAGTGGCAGGAGAAATACCTTGCCATAAGGTTGCGGAAGACGAAGAATTCTTTGCCTTCCTGGATATTAATCCGGTAGCGAAAGGGCATACTTTGGTTATTCCAAAGCAGGAAACAGACTATCTTTTTGATTTGGAAGACGCATTGTTAGGGCGAATGATGGCTTTTGCCAAGCGTGTGGCACGTGCTCAGGAAGCTGCTATTCCCTGTAAGCGTATAGGCATGGCAGTGATGGGACTGGAAGTACCTCATGCACATATCCATTTAATCCCTATAACCAAGGAGTCGGATATGTATTTCGGAGGCGATAAAATGACAATAACCCAGGAGGAGTTGGCAGAGGTTGCTGCCTTGATAAGAAAAGCGTACAAATAA
- a CDS encoding PspC domain-containing protein, protein MKKTLTVNLGGTVFHIDEDAYQLLDKYLSNLRIHFRKEEGSEEIMNDFEMRISELFGERIRLGHEVITIEHVEEVINRMGKPEEIFEEEETEEEKENAKKRVFQEQVTTGKKKLMRDPDNRVIGGVAAGIAAYMGWDATAVRLAMILLLFIPVVHWMALLYIILWMVMPVARTAADRLIMRGKSVTLETIGQTVTDGFEKVSHNVNDYISSDKPRSFFQKLADLFVTVFGFLLKFGAVLAGIILLPPLLLIVFVLFIVTVALVGGGASMLYQLSPFGWDLYSGVPVYMAVIGCIGVILLIGIPAIALLYAVCGQLFNLKPLPTPAKWTLLVLWLIAVAGCIIYFVNVGLPALSPYLWHNNYSIHI, encoded by the coding sequence ATGAAGAAGACGCTTACAGTTAATTTGGGAGGAACAGTTTTCCACATTGACGAAGATGCATACCAGCTGCTGGATAAATATCTTTCTAATTTACGCATACATTTCCGTAAAGAGGAAGGATCGGAAGAGATCATGAATGATTTTGAAATGCGTATTTCCGAATTGTTCGGTGAAAGAATTCGTCTAGGACACGAAGTGATCACGATCGAACATGTGGAAGAAGTGATCAACCGCATGGGCAAACCGGAGGAGATTTTCGAGGAAGAAGAGACGGAAGAGGAAAAAGAGAACGCTAAAAAACGTGTTTTCCAGGAACAGGTTACCACAGGCAAGAAGAAACTGATGCGTGATCCGGACAACCGTGTGATCGGAGGCGTTGCCGCAGGTATTGCCGCTTATATGGGCTGGGACGCAACAGCCGTCAGATTAGCCATGATTTTACTGCTGTTTATCCCAGTCGTACACTGGATGGCTTTATTATATATCATTTTATGGATGGTTATGCCGGTAGCAAGAACGGCTGCCGACCGCTTGATCATGCGAGGGAAAAGCGTTACACTTGAGACAATCGGACAAACCGTTACAGACGGCTTCGAGAAGGTATCCCATAATGTGAACGACTATATCAGTTCCGACAAACCCAGAAGTTTTTTTCAGAAACTGGCTGATCTGTTTGTAACAGTATTCGGCTTCCTGCTAAAATTTGGGGCTGTCTTAGCCGGAATCATCCTGCTCCCTCCGCTTTTGCTTATCGTTTTCGTATTGTTCATTGTGACTGTAGCTTTAGTCGGAGGCGGAGCAAGCATGTTGTACCAGCTTTCGCCATTCGGATGGGACCTGTATAGCGGAGTTCCCGTTTACATGGCTGTGATCGGCTGTATCGGTGTCATTTTATTAATCGGCATTCCTGCAATCGCATTACTTTACGCTGTATGCGGACAATTATTCAATTTAAAACCATTACCCACACCAGCTAAATGGACATTGTTGGTTTTATGGCTAATCGCAGTGGCAGGATGCATTATCTATTTTGTAAACGTAGGGTTGCCGGCACTTAGTCCATACCTTTGGCATAACAACTACTCAATACATATATAA
- a CDS encoding PadR family transcriptional regulator encodes MNAENVKSQMRKGTLEYCILLLLKKEPAYTSDIIQKLQEAKLIVVEGTLYPLLTRLKNSELLSYQWIESTQGPPRKYYQLTPKGEEFLGELENSWQELNDTINHIRNN; translated from the coding sequence ATGAATGCAGAGAACGTAAAATCACAGATGAGAAAGGGGACGCTGGAATACTGCATCCTCTTACTTCTCAAGAAAGAACCGGCTTACACCTCTGACATTATTCAGAAGTTACAGGAAGCTAAACTGATTGTAGTAGAAGGTACGCTATACCCTCTCTTAACCCGGTTAAAGAACAGTGAACTGTTAAGTTATCAGTGGATAGAATCGACTCAGGGCCCGCCCCGCAAGTATTACCAACTCACTCCGAAGGGCGAAGAATTCCTCGGAGAACTGGAAAACTCCTGGCAGGAACTAAATGATACAATAAACCACATTAGAAACAATTAA
- a CDS encoding AMP-dependent synthetase/ligase, which produces MVYYHYAELIHRQAEKYGSRTALKYRDDESGKWLKISWREFSEKVMLTAKAMAEFGIEVQEKIGIYSQNMPQCLFTDFGAYGNRVISIPMYATNSPAQIEYIINDAEIHTLFVGEQLQYNNAFKVQKESTVLKRLVVFDPAVKLNPDDKTSIYFDDFLRLGDNAHAETTVKIRTNEANPEDIATIMYTSGTTGESKGVILHHFNYLEAMRIHDIRLPMVNDKDLSMCFLPLTHIFEKAWTYYCLHKGVKIAINQDPKMIQKTLPEVHPTLMCNVPRFWEKVYVGVHEKINSSSPFLKKVFLNAIETGRLYNLEYKNKGIKAPFCLKTKFEFYDKTVFTLLKKVLGIERGRLFPVAGAPLSDTVNEFLQSVNIPIVYGYGLSETTATVCFYPEIGFQFGSIGETMPGVEVKIDESNGEILVKGKTVTTGYYNKPEENARSFTADGFFRTGDAGRLEGNVLFFTERIKDLYKTSNGKYIAPQAIEMEMSSDKYIEQIAVIGDQRKFVSALIVPSYPLLEVYAEKKGISYNSREELVANHEIIRLIESHIEEHQKNLASYEKIKRFTLLPQPFTMEGRELTDTLKLRRPVVLQKYANEIEAMYAE; this is translated from the coding sequence ATGGTATATTACCACTATGCCGAGTTAATTCACCGGCAGGCTGAAAAGTATGGCTCACGTACAGCTTTGAAATACCGCGATGACGAAAGCGGGAAATGGTTAAAGATCTCATGGAGAGAGTTCTCTGAGAAGGTAATGCTTACTGCTAAAGCAATGGCTGAGTTTGGAATAGAAGTACAGGAGAAGATCGGTATCTATTCTCAGAATATGCCTCAGTGTTTATTTACTGATTTCGGGGCTTATGGAAACCGGGTGATATCGATCCCGATGTATGCTACGAATTCTCCGGCACAGATAGAGTATATCATTAATGATGCGGAGATCCACACCTTATTTGTCGGCGAACAGCTTCAGTACAACAATGCTTTTAAAGTGCAGAAAGAGTCGACTGTATTAAAACGGTTGGTTGTTTTTGATCCTGCCGTTAAACTGAATCCGGACGATAAGACTTCCATCTATTTTGATGATTTCCTGCGCCTGGGCGATAATGCACATGCGGAAACGACTGTAAAGATCCGTACCAATGAGGCGAATCCCGAGGATATTGCTACTATAATGTATACATCCGGTACGACCGGTGAATCGAAAGGGGTAATTCTTCACCATTTTAATTACCTGGAGGCAATGCGTATCCATGATATCCGTTTGCCGATGGTGAATGATAAAGACCTGTCGATGTGTTTTCTTCCTTTGACTCACATTTTTGAGAAGGCATGGACTTATTATTGCCTTCATAAAGGAGTGAAGATCGCTATCAACCAGGACCCGAAGATGATACAAAAGACATTGCCGGAGGTTCATCCGACTTTGATGTGTAATGTGCCGCGTTTTTGGGAGAAGGTCTATGTCGGAGTTCATGAGAAGATAAACTCTTCGTCGCCTTTCCTGAAGAAAGTATTCCTGAATGCGATAGAAACAGGACGTTTATATAATCTGGAGTACAAGAACAAAGGTATCAAGGCTCCATTCTGTCTGAAAACCAAATTTGAATTTTATGATAAAACGGTATTTACGCTTCTGAAAAAGGTGCTGGGTATCGAAAGAGGCCGTTTATTCCCGGTTGCAGGTGCGCCGTTATCCGATACGGTCAATGAGTTTTTGCAATCTGTCAATATTCCTATCGTATATGGATATGGTCTGAGTGAAACGACGGCTACCGTTTGTTTCTATCCGGAAATAGGTTTCCAGTTCGGTTCCATCGGTGAGACGATGCCGGGTGTCGAAGTGAAGATCGATGAAAGTAACGGGGAGATCCTCGTGAAAGGAAAGACTGTCACCACCGGTTACTATAACAAGCCGGAAGAAAATGCCCGTTCCTTTACGGCAGACGGTTTTTTCCGCACAGGAGATGCCGGACGTTTGGAAGGAAATGTATTATTCTTTACGGAGCGTATCAAGGATTTATATAAGACTTCGAATGGGAAATATATAGCTCCGCAAGCGATCGAGATGGAAATGAGCAGTGATAAATATATCGAACAGATTGCCGTTATCGGTGACCAGCGCAAGTTTGTCAGTGCCTTGATCGTTCCGTCTTATCCGCTTTTGGAAGTGTATGCAGAGAAAAAGGGTATTTCCTATAATAGCCGCGAGGAGCTCGTTGCCAATCATGAAATAATCCGTCTGATAGAATCGCATATCGAAGAACATCAGAAAAATCTGGCTTCATATGAAAAGATCAAACGGTTCACTTTGCTTCCCCAACCGTTTACGATGGAGGGACGTGAGCTGACAGACACATTGAAGTTGCGTCGTCCGGTCGTTTTGCAGAAATATGCAAATGAGATTGAAGCGATGTATGCTGAGTGA
- the prfB gene encoding peptide chain release factor 2 (programmed frameshift): MITSDQLQNVLEREQALRGYLDIDGKTIQLEEEELRTQDPGFWEDAKRAETQMKKVRELKKWIELYNEVNAAAEELQLSYEYVKEEVITEEEVDAAYAKALELVENLEFRNMLRDEADQMSCVLKINSGAGGTESQDWASMLMRMYLRYAESHNYKVSIANIQDGDEAGIKTVTINIEGDYAFGYLKSENGVHRLVRVSPYNAQGKRMTSFASVFVTPLVDDTIEVKIETAAISWDTFRSGGAGGQNVNKVESGVRLRYQFKDPYTGEEEEILIENTETRDQPKNRENAMRQLRSILYDKELKHRLAEQAKIEAGKKKIEWGSQIRSYVFDDRRVKDHRTNYQTSDVNGVMDGKIDEFIKAYLMEFGGEEAAEK; this comes from the exons ATGATAACATCAGACCAGCTACAGAACGTGTTGGAGCGCGAGCAAGCGCTGAGGGGGTATCTT GACATAGATGGTAAGACCATCCAGTTAGAAGAAGAAGAATTGCGTACGCAGGATCCCGGATTTTGGGAGGATGCCAAACGGGCGGAGACTCAGATGAAGAAAGTAAGAGAGCTGAAAAAGTGGATCGAGCTTTATAACGAGGTGAATGCTGCGGCAGAGGAATTGCAGTTGTCTTATGAATACGTAAAGGAAGAGGTTATCACTGAAGAAGAGGTTGATGCGGCTTATGCCAAGGCTTTGGAGCTGGTGGAGAATTTGGAATTCCGGAACATGCTTCGTGACGAGGCGGATCAGATGAGTTGCGTGCTCAAGATAAACTCCGGGGCAGGTGGCACCGAAAGCCAGGACTGGGCTTCTATGCTGATGCGTATGTATCTGCGTTATGCTGAATCTCACAATTATAAGGTTTCTATCGCCAACATACAGGATGGTGATGAAGCGGGTATCAAGACTGTCACTATTAATATTGAAGGCGACTATGCTTTCGGTTATTTGAAAAGTGAGAATGGCGTGCATCGTCTGGTTCGTGTTTCCCCATATAATGCGCAGGGAAAACGAATGACTTCTTTTGCTTCCGTGTTTGTTACTCCGTTGGTGGACGATACGATTGAAGTGAAGATTGAAACAGCTGCTATTTCATGGGATACTTTCCGTTCAGGCGGTGCCGGTGGGCAGAACGTAAATAAAGTAGAATCAGGAGTACGCTTGCGTTATCAGTTTAAGGATCCTTATACGGGTGAGGAAGAAGAGATCCTGATTGAAAATACCGAGACGCGTGACCAGCCGAAGAACCGTGAGAATGCGATGCGTCAGTTGCGCTCTATCCTGTATGATAAGGAGTTGAAACATCGTTTGGCAGAGCAGGCTAAGATTGAAGCCGGTAAGAAGAAGATCGAATGGGGATCACAGATCCGTAGTTACGTTTTCGACGACCGCCGTGTGAAAGACCACCGTACCAACTATCAGACCTCTGATGTAAATGGTGTAATGGATGGTAAGATCGACGAATTTATCAAGGCTTATCTGATGGAGTTTGGCGGTGAGGAAGCTGCTGAAAAGTAA
- a CDS encoding Fic family protein produces the protein MIEDLSIVLQEVDSLKAELATLRPLPPEALKKIADALEMEYTYESNRIEGNTLTLQETALVVNEGVTISGKSMREHLEAINHAQAIDFIKDIAQQKIEISERTIKEIHAIVLHGINRENAGRYRTVPVLITGSTHIPPQPYLIEKQMEDFILKFQQMEKEGIHPVIIAGYLHDELVRIHPFIDGNGRTCRLLMNLYLLLHGYILVTLKGDNDKKLQYYKALEKSHTEHEPNAFYFLVAEAEKEALQRYIQIIK, from the coding sequence ATGATTGAAGATCTAAGTATCGTATTGCAAGAAGTGGATTCTCTTAAAGCGGAACTAGCTACTTTGCGTCCATTGCCCCCGGAAGCCTTAAAAAAGATAGCGGATGCTCTCGAAATGGAGTATACCTATGAAAGTAACCGAATAGAAGGAAATACGCTTACATTGCAGGAGACGGCCCTTGTTGTGAATGAGGGTGTAACCATATCCGGTAAATCTATGCGGGAGCACTTGGAAGCTATCAACCATGCGCAGGCCATCGATTTTATCAAAGATATTGCCCAGCAAAAAATAGAGATAAGCGAACGGACAATTAAGGAAATCCACGCTATCGTGCTGCATGGCATTAACCGGGAGAATGCCGGTCGTTATCGGACTGTGCCGGTACTGATAACGGGGAGTACTCACATACCGCCTCAACCCTATCTCATTGAGAAACAAATGGAAGATTTTATTTTAAAGTTTCAGCAAATGGAGAAGGAGGGCATCCACCCGGTAATAATAGCAGGGTACTTACATGACGAACTTGTCAGGATTCATCCGTTTATCGACGGAAACGGGCGAACATGTCGTCTTTTGATGAACCTTTACCTTTTACTGCATGGTTATATCCTTGTTACGCTGAAAGGTGATAATGACAAGAAACTGCAATATTATAAGGCTTTGGAAAAGTCACATACAGAGCATGAACCGAATGCTTTTTATTTCTTGGTAGCCGAGGCTGAAAAAGAAGCATTGCAGCGGTATATTCAGATTATAAAATGA